A genome region from Dickeya dadantii NCPPB 898 includes the following:
- the solL gene encoding solanimycin export family MATE transporter SolL has translation MSSELSSETSNTLLQGSILRSLIKMGVPVILANLLQSGYIMTDAFWVGRLGDKAVAAISVSQPIIFLAFALGIGLSIAGTTLVAQCIGARLHRDANAIAAQVFMLSLLFSIPISVVGYFLTPWMLHTLGTQEDVFPLALSFLRVLISGLVFTFGFAMLQSLMRGAGEVRIPLLITLGTLILNAIMDPLFIFGYGIIPAFGVTGAGIATLINQGIAMVAGFLALRFSRISLKIYFRAMKPRFDMVKSVVRLGMPASIELCAHALGASGMMSLVTELGTAVTAAYGVVININALVIVPAIGMSIATATLVGQNVGAGKFERARAIGRLSATISFLTLTMIGLTGFAFAPDIIGLFAPEQTQVINHGTLFFHIIAPSYGLIGLQMALNGAFRATGRTMTTMTLALISQWLVQIPLAWGLSHYTSLGISGLWWAFPITNLLMAAITIILFERIDWESSRLYPPMTQSSAKQPDTQ, from the coding sequence TTGTCTTCTGAACTCTCCAGTGAAACATCAAACACCTTGTTGCAAGGTTCGATATTACGCTCGCTGATAAAGATGGGCGTGCCCGTTATTTTGGCCAATCTGTTACAGTCCGGATACATCATGACCGATGCTTTCTGGGTGGGGCGTTTGGGGGATAAAGCCGTCGCGGCAATATCGGTAAGCCAGCCTATAATTTTTCTGGCTTTTGCTTTAGGTATTGGCTTGAGCATAGCGGGTACGACACTGGTCGCGCAGTGTATTGGAGCCCGCTTGCATCGCGATGCCAACGCTATTGCGGCCCAGGTATTCATGTTGTCATTGCTATTTTCAATACCTATCTCGGTGGTAGGATATTTTCTTACGCCCTGGATGTTGCATACGCTCGGTACGCAGGAAGATGTATTTCCTCTTGCACTCAGCTTTTTGCGCGTTCTCATCAGTGGTCTGGTATTTACCTTTGGCTTTGCGATGCTGCAATCCCTGATGAGGGGCGCGGGCGAAGTCCGTATTCCATTATTGATCACGCTGGGTACGCTGATTCTCAACGCCATCATGGATCCGCTATTTATCTTTGGTTATGGGATTATTCCCGCATTTGGCGTAACGGGTGCTGGTATCGCTACTCTCATTAATCAAGGCATTGCGATGGTAGCAGGATTTTTGGCCTTACGTTTCAGCCGTATCAGCCTTAAGATTTATTTCCGCGCGATGAAACCCAGATTCGATATGGTTAAATCTGTCGTTCGGCTGGGAATGCCTGCGTCAATTGAACTCTGTGCTCATGCATTGGGTGCAAGTGGCATGATGTCTCTGGTGACCGAGCTGGGAACGGCGGTTACGGCAGCCTACGGTGTGGTGATTAATATTAATGCGCTGGTTATTGTACCGGCTATTGGCATGTCAATCGCCACCGCAACACTGGTTGGACAAAATGTTGGGGCGGGAAAATTTGAGCGTGCGCGTGCGATTGGGCGTTTAAGCGCAACGATCTCATTTTTAACACTGACAATGATTGGCCTGACAGGATTCGCTTTTGCGCCTGATATTATTGGTTTATTTGCGCCCGAACAGACCCAGGTTATTAATCACGGGACGCTTTTCTTTCATATCATCGCGCCAAGCTATGGGTTGATTGGATTGCAGATGGCTCTAAATGGTGCTTTTCGCGCCACAGGACGCACCATGACGACCATGACGCTGGCGCTGATTTCTCAATGGCTGGTGCAGATCCCGCTGGCATGGGGATTATCCCACTATACTTCGCTAGGTATCTCCGGCCTGTGGTGGGCATTTCCTATAACAAACCTATTAATGGCAGCTATTACTATTATTTTGTTTGAGCGGATCGATTGGGAAAGCTCCAGACTGTATCCCCCAATGACACAATCATCTGCGAAACAGCCGGATACACAGTAA
- the lysB gene encoding Rz-like lysis system protein LysB (The gene for this Rz-like phage lysis system protein may overlap extensively with the gene for the other spanin subunit, the Rz1-like protein in the outer membrane.): protein MKSAMIIAAIMMTLSAGVGVQSWRLHNTRQLTEQQAQTLSLQQTALDEKSGQLKALSEQAERNNLEQARLRDMAAETQAALSERQKMVMRLQHENDALKRWADTDLPADIIRLRQHPAFAGGRAYREWLSQTDAMSVPGGQSANQR, encoded by the coding sequence ATGAAAAGCGCCATGATCATCGCTGCCATCATGATGACGCTTAGCGCTGGGGTCGGCGTGCAGTCCTGGCGGTTGCACAACACCCGCCAGTTAACCGAACAGCAAGCGCAGACACTGTCGTTGCAACAGACCGCGCTGGATGAAAAATCCGGCCAGTTGAAAGCATTGTCCGAGCAAGCTGAACGCAACAATCTTGAGCAGGCGCGGCTGCGCGACATGGCCGCCGAGACGCAGGCAGCGCTCTCTGAACGGCAAAAAATGGTGATGAGGTTACAACATGAAAACGACGCGCTTAAACGCTGGGCTGACACTGACCTGCCTGCTGATATTATCCGGCTGCGTCAGCACCCCGCCTTCGCCGGTGGTCGCGCTTACCGTGAATGGTTGTCCCAGACTGACGCCATGTCGGTTCCCGGCGGCCAGTCCGCAAACCAACGGTGA
- a CDS encoding phage holin family protein has product MNETDKSIVSLFIIGTLIAAGKVLASSEPITLRLFIGRVMLGGFVSMMAGIALVQFPDLSPVAINGIGAALGIAGYQTIELLIQRRVRQLGKKNTPEKNNDAQ; this is encoded by the coding sequence ATGAATGAAACTGATAAAAGCATCGTCTCTCTATTTATCATCGGCACACTGATTGCCGCCGGCAAAGTGCTGGCGAGCAGTGAGCCCATCACACTGCGGCTGTTTATTGGTCGCGTGATGCTGGGAGGTTTTGTCTCAATGATGGCAGGCATTGCGCTGGTACAGTTCCCTGACCTGTCGCCCGTTGCTATCAACGGCATTGGCGCCGCACTGGGCATCGCCGGCTACCAAACTATCGAACTGCTTATCCAACGCCGTGTTCGCCAGTTGGGCAAAAAAAACACACCGGAGAAAAATAACGATGCTCAATAA
- the solI gene encoding solanimycin biosynthesis cytochrome P450 SolI, with protein sequence MTKQLQDVFEDIDAVPLEKINPASRDRFINAAELPMFERLRREDPVHFTPESEFGPYWSLTLWEDIRAVGNNYRDFTSTQNIDLKSIEEKIKLEAALQALGHERRKNVGFITMDPPEHTKHRKAVTPAVGPSSLAQMEPIMRERAGIILDSLPIGEPFDWVDLVSKELTATVLATLLDFPFEERRKLTFWSDLLMFEPGHGLVKSWEQKAEETVKCYQVFEALWEKRRNGPPSYDLISMLAHHPDTRDMTLEQFRGTIVLLIIGGNDTTRNTISSSLYLLDKYPEEFAKLKANPKLVMPMISETLRFHPPVNFMSRVATRDVEIRGKNIKEGDRVVMWYTSGNRDASAIEDPDTFSIDRERARRHLSFGVGVHACIGSRVAEMQLTVIWEEILKRFSRIEVLEEPERSYSNFLHGFENLKVIIPKA encoded by the coding sequence ATGACTAAACAATTACAGGATGTTTTTGAGGATATTGACGCGGTCCCGTTGGAGAAAATCAACCCGGCAAGTCGGGATCGTTTCATTAATGCTGCCGAATTGCCGATGTTTGAACGTCTCAGACGCGAAGACCCGGTGCATTTCACGCCGGAAAGCGAATTTGGGCCTTACTGGTCGCTCACGCTGTGGGAGGATATTCGCGCTGTTGGCAATAACTATCGTGATTTCACCTCCACGCAGAACATCGATCTGAAATCGATTGAAGAGAAGATCAAACTCGAAGCGGCGCTGCAGGCTCTGGGCCATGAACGGCGCAAAAACGTTGGCTTCATCACGATGGATCCCCCTGAGCATACTAAACACCGCAAGGCGGTAACACCGGCCGTGGGGCCTTCCAGCCTGGCTCAAATGGAGCCGATAATGCGGGAACGTGCGGGAATTATTCTCGACAGCCTGCCAATCGGCGAGCCTTTTGACTGGGTGGATTTGGTATCCAAGGAGCTTACGGCGACAGTACTGGCGACGCTGCTCGACTTTCCGTTTGAAGAGCGCCGTAAGCTGACATTTTGGTCTGACCTGCTGATGTTCGAGCCGGGGCATGGCCTGGTGAAAAGCTGGGAGCAAAAGGCGGAAGAAACCGTTAAATGCTATCAAGTCTTTGAGGCGCTGTGGGAAAAACGCCGTAATGGGCCGCCAAGCTATGACCTTATCTCGATGCTGGCTCATCACCCCGACACGCGCGATATGACGTTAGAACAGTTCCGCGGCACCATTGTGCTGCTGATCATCGGTGGTAACGACACGACGCGTAACACTATCTCCAGCAGCCTTTACTTGCTTGATAAATATCCGGAAGAGTTCGCCAAACTCAAAGCAAATCCTAAGCTGGTGATGCCGATGATATCGGAAACGCTGCGCTTTCACCCCCCGGTCAACTTTATGAGCCGTGTTGCCACCCGCGATGTTGAAATCCGTGGCAAAAACATCAAGGAAGGCGACCGTGTCGTCATGTGGTACACGTCCGGTAACCGCGATGCCTCGGCGATTGAAGATCCCGATACCTTCAGCATCGACCGTGAACGCGCCCGCCGGCATCTCTCCTTTGGCGTTGGAGTACATGCCTGCATCGGCAGCCGGGTTGCCGAAATGCAACTGACGGTTATCTGGGAAGAAATTCTCAAGCGTTTTTCCAGAATCGAAGTACTTGAAGAGCCGGAACGTAGCTACTCCAATTTTTTACATGGTTTTGAAAATCTGAAAGTCATCATTCCTAAAGCGTGA
- the lysC gene encoding Rz1-like lysis system protein LysC (LysC is an Rz1-like component of a phage lytic system, substantially overlapping although not fully embedded in the gene for the Rz-like LysB component.): MLSGCVSTPPSPVVALTVNGCPRLTPCRFPAASPQTNGELNSLLDETEAALATCADQVDAIIACQAKSDATPGATVASGKQTGKQDSTGIGTPAPQ; encoded by the coding sequence ATATTATCCGGCTGCGTCAGCACCCCGCCTTCGCCGGTGGTCGCGCTTACCGTGAATGGTTGTCCCAGACTGACGCCATGTCGGTTCCCGGCGGCCAGTCCGCAAACCAACGGTGAGCTGAATAGTCTGCTGGATGAAACTGAAGCTGCGCTGGCGACTTGCGCCGACCAGGTGGATGCCATTATTGCCTGCCAGGCAAAAAGCGATGCAACGCCCGGCGCCACTGTCGCATCAGGGAAACAAACGGGCAAACAGGATTCGACAGGAATTGGTACGCCGGCGCCACAATGA
- a CDS encoding MaoC family dehydratase: protein MHDENYSNDYLSSVEEYVTGSEVRDVTPSKLYFDDLKVGQVFYSSEYHVSVDEITEFSMKYDPQPFHMDDRLAKDSIFRGLAASGWHTVSITMNLLVKSLPLAHGIIGTGVEKINWLRPTRPGDILRIKAKITAIDISSAKPDRALMSIHICTLGQDNRTRQELIGKLLVFRVSDCSASP, encoded by the coding sequence ATGCATGATGAAAATTATTCAAACGACTATTTGAGTAGTGTTGAGGAATACGTTACAGGAAGCGAGGTGAGGGATGTAACACCATCGAAACTGTATTTCGATGACCTTAAAGTCGGTCAGGTCTTTTATAGCTCTGAATATCATGTCAGTGTGGATGAAATCACCGAGTTTTCGATGAAGTATGACCCGCAGCCTTTTCATATGGACGATAGGCTGGCAAAAGACTCCATCTTCAGAGGGCTGGCCGCAAGCGGGTGGCACACGGTAAGTATTACCATGAATCTACTGGTTAAAAGCTTACCTCTGGCGCATGGCATTATTGGCACTGGGGTTGAGAAGATCAACTGGCTTCGGCCTACACGACCAGGCGATATATTACGAATAAAAGCAAAAATTACTGCAATAGATATATCTTCCGCCAAACCGGACAGAGCATTAATGAGTATTCATATTTGTACGTTGGGTCAGGATAACAGAACTCGTCAGGAACTAATCGGCAAGCTTCTTGTTTTTCGGGTGAGCGATTGCTCTGCATCGCCTTAA
- the solJ gene encoding solanimycin biosynthesis MBL-fold hydrolase SolJ: MWLKNKVTSSALACAMSSDDIAVTTLKVRRGRFINNNYMVLNRRLNQALLIDPAWEIDTLETALKHANAELVGILITHAHPDHIDLAESLANKHGCPVWISRKEAESSGFCIPAMRMFEDRSWEAAGMLIRPIITPGHTSGSTCYWIGPHVFTGDTLFIEGCGLCSNYADAASLFSSIERLKAMLPEKARIYPGHSYVYPPGLTFAQVFRYNIYLFFDNAENFAKFRMRRVKNKTGWMAFS; the protein is encoded by the coding sequence ATGTGGCTGAAAAATAAGGTGACGTCGTCGGCGTTAGCGTGCGCGATGTCATCAGACGATATCGCGGTGACGACACTCAAGGTTCGCCGTGGTCGCTTTATCAATAACAACTATATGGTGCTTAACCGCCGCCTGAACCAGGCGTTGCTGATTGATCCGGCATGGGAAATAGACACACTGGAAACCGCGTTGAAGCATGCTAATGCAGAGCTTGTGGGAATATTGATCACCCATGCTCATCCTGACCATATTGATCTTGCTGAGTCTTTGGCGAATAAACATGGTTGCCCGGTGTGGATATCACGTAAGGAGGCGGAATCTTCGGGATTCTGTATTCCAGCAATGCGTATGTTTGAAGATCGCTCCTGGGAAGCGGCGGGGATGCTTATTCGCCCGATCATTACGCCGGGCCATACGTCGGGAAGTACTTGTTATTGGATCGGTCCGCACGTCTTTACTGGCGATACGCTGTTCATTGAGGGCTGCGGGCTGTGTTCCAATTATGCGGATGCGGCAAGCTTATTTTCGAGTATTGAACGTCTTAAAGCGATGTTACCCGAAAAGGCCCGCATTTATCCTGGGCACAGTTATGTGTATCCACCCGGGTTAACGTTTGCACAGGTGTTTCGTTATAACATTTATTTGTTTTTCGACAATGCGGAAAATTTTGCAAAATTTCGTATGAGGCGAGTTAAAAATAAAACAGGTTGGATGGCTTTTTCATAG
- a CDS encoding glycoside hydrolase family 24 protein, translating into MLNNPNLIAFLDMLAFSEGTATHPLTGNRGYDVIVTGIDGKPEIFTDYRDHPFANGRPGKIFNKQGQRSTAAGRYQQLYRYWPAYKTQLALPDFGPDSQDTLAIQLIREQRALDDIMQGRLTSAITRCNNIWASLPGAGYGQREHNAERLIAVYRQAGGKLA; encoded by the coding sequence ATGCTCAATAATCCTAACCTTATTGCGTTTTTGGACATGCTGGCTTTTTCCGAAGGGACCGCAACACATCCGCTCACCGGTAATCGCGGCTACGATGTCATTGTTACCGGGATTGATGGCAAACCAGAGATTTTCACCGATTACCGGGATCATCCATTCGCCAATGGCCGTCCGGGAAAAATCTTCAATAAGCAGGGACAGCGCTCCACCGCTGCCGGGCGCTATCAACAGCTCTACCGCTACTGGCCAGCCTACAAAACACAGTTGGCGTTGCCGGATTTCGGACCTGATTCGCAGGATACGCTGGCGATCCAGCTGATTCGGGAGCAACGCGCGTTGGACGACATTATGCAAGGCCGGCTTACCAGCGCCATTACCCGATGCAACAACATCTGGGCTTCGCTGCCGGGGGCTGGCTATGGTCAGCGTGAGCATAACGCCGAGCGGCTGATCGCCGTGTACCGGCAAGCGGGCGGAAAACTGGCATGA
- the pelL gene encoding pectate lyase PelL yields the protein MKYLNCFISTGLAAFFLVNSTSVLAADCSSDLTSGISTKRIYYVAPNGNSSNNGSSFNAPMSFSAAMAAVNPGELILLKPGTYTIPYTQGKGNTITFNKSGKDGAPIYVAAANCGRAVFDFSFPDSQWVQASYGFYVTGDYWYFKGVEVTRAGYQGAYVIGSHNTFENTAFHHNRNTGLEINNGGSYNTVINSDAYRNYDPKKNGSMADGFGPKQKQGPGNRFVGCRAWENSDDGFDLFDSPQKVVIENSWAFRNGINYWNDSAFAGNGNGFKLGGNQAVGNHRITRSVAFGNVSKGFDQNNNAGGVTVINNTSYKNGINYGFGSNVQSGQKHYFRNNVSLSASVTVSNADAKSNSWDTGPAASASDFVSLDTSLATVSRDNDGTLPETSLFRLSANSKLINAGTKESNISYSGSTPDLGAFERN from the coding sequence ATGAAATATTTAAATTGCTTTATCAGTACCGGCTTAGCAGCATTTTTTCTGGTAAACAGTACATCAGTTCTGGCCGCGGATTGCAGTTCGGATCTCACTAGCGGAATTAGCACCAAGCGTATTTATTATGTTGCGCCAAATGGCAACAGCAGCAATAACGGCAGCAGCTTTAATGCGCCGATGAGCTTTTCCGCTGCTATGGCGGCTGTTAACCCCGGTGAGTTGATTCTGTTGAAACCGGGAACCTATACCATTCCCTATACTCAGGGTAAAGGGAATACGATCACATTTAATAAATCCGGGAAAGATGGCGCGCCGATTTATGTGGCCGCCGCCAATTGCGGCCGGGCGGTATTTGACTTCTCATTCCCTGATAGCCAATGGGTACAGGCGTCTTATGGGTTTTATGTGACCGGCGACTACTGGTATTTCAAAGGCGTTGAGGTAACACGAGCCGGTTATCAGGGGGCTTATGTGATTGGTAGCCACAATACCTTTGAGAATACGGCGTTCCATCATAACCGTAATACCGGCCTTGAAATCAACAACGGCGGTTCATACAACACGGTAATTAATTCAGACGCCTACCGTAATTATGACCCTAAAAAGAACGGTAGCATGGCTGATGGCTTTGGACCAAAACAAAAACAGGGGCCGGGTAACCGTTTCGTCGGTTGCCGCGCCTGGGAAAACTCGGATGACGGATTTGACTTATTCGACAGTCCGCAAAAAGTGGTGATTGAAAACAGCTGGGCTTTCCGTAACGGTATTAATTACTGGAATGACAGCGCGTTCGCCGGCAATGGCAATGGGTTCAAGCTGGGAGGAAACCAGGCGGTCGGCAATCATCGCATTACCCGTTCCGTCGCGTTTGGCAACGTGAGCAAAGGTTTTGACCAGAACAATAACGCCGGCGGCGTCACGGTAATAAATAACACATCATATAAAAACGGCATTAATTATGGTTTCGGGAGCAACGTCCAGTCAGGGCAGAAACATTATTTCCGCAACAACGTGTCTCTGTCTGCTTCTGTAACGGTCAGTAACGCGGATGCGAAATCCAACTCATGGGATACGGGACCGGCGGCTTCCGCGTCCGATTTCGTCAGCCTGGATACCTCGCTGGCTACCGTATCTCGTGATAATGACGGCACGTTGCCGGAAACCTCGCTGTTCCGTCTGTCGGCTAACTCAAAGCTGATTAACGCGGGTACGAAAGAGAGCAATATCAGTTATTCAGGCAGCACACCGGATTTGGGGGCTTTTGAACGCAATTAA